In the genome of Falco naumanni isolate bFalNau1 chromosome W, bFalNau1.pat, whole genome shotgun sequence, one region contains:
- the LOC121080503 gene encoding E3 ubiquitin-protein ligase RNF165-like isoform X1 translates to MVLVHVGYLVLPVFGSVRNRGAPFQRSQHPHATSCRHFHLGPQPQLSTDFTLPHAVQPQPGLTPHMAPMHQHSSPLHQPLAPVPALPFQDVAGPSFLPQALHQQYLLQQQLLEAQHRRLMPHPRRAQERMSVHPHRLHPSFDFSHQLQTPQPMGPQPRYLAEGTDWDLSVDAGLTHTQFQVQPVPQPYQHYLATPRMHHFPRSTSSTQIVVHEIRNYPYPQLQLLALHGLNPSRHTSAVRESYEELLQLEDRLGSVSRGAVQNTIERFTFPHKYKKRRPQEGKAEREDGEESDTDEKCTICLSMLEDGEDVRRLPCMHLFHQVCVDQWLATSKKCPICRVDIETQLGSDS, encoded by the exons GTGCTCCTTTTCAAAGGTCTCAGCATCCCCATGCTACCTCCTGCCGGCACTTCCACCTGGGTCCCCAGCCTCAGCTCTCCACCGACTTCACCCTGCCTCACGCAGTGCAGCCCCAGCCGGGGCTGACCCCCCACATGGCCCCCATGCatcagcacagcagccccctgcaccagcccctggcgccggtgccagccctgcccttccAGGACGTGGCCGGACCCTCCTTCCTACCTCAGGCGCTACATCAGCAAtacctcctccagcagcagctcctcgaGGCACAGCACCGCCGGCTCATGCCCCATCCCAG GCGGGCTCAAGAGCGCATGTCTGTTCATCCTCACCGTCTGCACCCCAGCTTTGACTTCAGCCACCAACTGCAAACTCCACAACCCATGGGGCCCCAGCCCAGGTATTTAGCCGAAGGAACGGACTG GGACCTCAGCGTCGATGCAGGACTGACTCACACCCAGTTCCAGGTCCAGCCAGTCCCTCAGCCCTATCAGCATTACTTAGCTACACCTCGGATGCACCATTTCCCCAGAAGCACATCCTCAACACAGATA GTTGTTCACGAAATCAGAAATTACCCTTACCCTCAGCTTCAGTTACTTGCTCTTCATGGACTGAACCCAAGCAGGCACACGTCTGCTGTGCGGGAGAGCTATGAA gagctgctgcagctggaggataGGCTGGGCAGTGTGAGCCGGGGCGCCGTCCAGAACACCATCGAGAGGTTTACCTTCCCCCACAAGTACAAGAAG AGAAGACCGCAGGAGGGCAAAGCTGAGCGAGAGGATGGAGAGGAGTCAGACACTGACGAGAAATGCACAATCTGTCTGTCCATGCTTGAAGATGGAGAAGATGTCAG GCGGTTGCCCTGTATGCATCTCTTCCACCAAGTGTGTGTGGACCAGTGGCTGGCCACCAGCAAGAAGTGCCCGATCTGCAGGGTGGACATTGAAACACAGCTCGGCTCAGACAGCTGA
- the LOC121080503 gene encoding E3 ubiquitin-protein ligase RNF165-like isoform X2 produces the protein MVLVHVGYLVLPVFGSVRNRGAPFQRSQHPHATSCRHFHLGPQPQLSTDFTLPHAVQPQPGLTPHMAPMHQHSSPLHQPLAPVPALPFQDVAGPSFLPQALHQQYLLQQQLLEAQHRRLMPHPRRAQERMSVHPHRLHPSFDFSHQLQTPQPMGPQPRYLAEGTDWDLSVDAGLTHTQFQVQPVPQPYQHYLATPRMHHFPRSTSSTQIVVHEIRNYPYPQLQLLALHGLNPSRHTSAVRESYERRPQEGKAEREDGEESDTDEKCTICLSMLEDGEDVRRLPCMHLFHQVCVDQWLATSKKCPICRVDIETQLGSDS, from the exons GTGCTCCTTTTCAAAGGTCTCAGCATCCCCATGCTACCTCCTGCCGGCACTTCCACCTGGGTCCCCAGCCTCAGCTCTCCACCGACTTCACCCTGCCTCACGCAGTGCAGCCCCAGCCGGGGCTGACCCCCCACATGGCCCCCATGCatcagcacagcagccccctgcaccagcccctggcgccggtgccagccctgcccttccAGGACGTGGCCGGACCCTCCTTCCTACCTCAGGCGCTACATCAGCAAtacctcctccagcagcagctcctcgaGGCACAGCACCGCCGGCTCATGCCCCATCCCAG GCGGGCTCAAGAGCGCATGTCTGTTCATCCTCACCGTCTGCACCCCAGCTTTGACTTCAGCCACCAACTGCAAACTCCACAACCCATGGGGCCCCAGCCCAGGTATTTAGCCGAAGGAACGGACTG GGACCTCAGCGTCGATGCAGGACTGACTCACACCCAGTTCCAGGTCCAGCCAGTCCCTCAGCCCTATCAGCATTACTTAGCTACACCTCGGATGCACCATTTCCCCAGAAGCACATCCTCAACACAGATA GTTGTTCACGAAATCAGAAATTACCCTTACCCTCAGCTTCAGTTACTTGCTCTTCATGGACTGAACCCAAGCAGGCACACGTCTGCTGTGCGGGAGAGCTATGAA AGAAGACCGCAGGAGGGCAAAGCTGAGCGAGAGGATGGAGAGGAGTCAGACACTGACGAGAAATGCACAATCTGTCTGTCCATGCTTGAAGATGGAGAAGATGTCAG GCGGTTGCCCTGTATGCATCTCTTCCACCAAGTGTGTGTGGACCAGTGGCTGGCCACCAGCAAGAAGTGCCCGATCTGCAGGGTGGACATTGAAACACAGCTCGGCTCAGACAGCTGA